A single Leptolyngbya ohadii IS1 DNA region contains:
- the lpxC gene encoding UDP-3-O-acyl-N-acetylglucosamine deacetylase: protein MLETSQGRLATNLQSLYQQTLARPFERVGVGLHSGNSVCLRVLPAPAGSGRYFVRTDLPDRPQIPARIDRVGQTLLSTELGDGAAAVRTVEHLLAALSGMGIDNAAIELDALEVPLLDGSALPWVEAIEQSGIVAQAAERPQWEITEPITVSQGDAFVAAFPANELRFTYGIDFDLEAIGNQWQSWSPDRESFAETIAPARTFGIAEQIEYLRQQGLIKGGSLDNALVCSRDGWINPPLRFSNEPVRHKLLDLVGDLSLLGAFPRAHILAYKASHQLHTQFAARLAPLLPS, encoded by the coding sequence ATGCTGGAAACGTCTCAGGGTCGCTTAGCCACCAATTTGCAGAGTCTTTACCAGCAAACGCTGGCACGTCCGTTTGAGCGGGTAGGGGTCGGCTTGCATTCGGGGAATTCGGTGTGTCTGCGGGTTTTGCCTGCGCCTGCGGGAAGTGGACGCTACTTTGTGCGGACGGATCTGCCCGATCGCCCTCAAATTCCTGCGAGGATCGATCGCGTTGGGCAAACGCTTCTTTCAACCGAACTGGGAGACGGGGCAGCAGCGGTGCGAACGGTGGAACATTTGCTGGCAGCTTTGAGCGGCATGGGAATTGATAATGCGGCGATCGAGCTGGATGCACTGGAAGTCCCTTTGCTGGATGGGTCTGCATTACCCTGGGTAGAGGCGATCGAGCAGTCGGGCATTGTGGCTCAGGCAGCGGAACGTCCCCAGTGGGAGATTACGGAACCAATTACGGTGAGCCAGGGGGATGCGTTTGTAGCAGCATTTCCTGCCAATGAGCTGCGGTTTACCTACGGCATTGATTTTGATCTGGAGGCGATCGGGAATCAGTGGCAGAGCTGGTCGCCCGATCGAGAAAGTTTTGCCGAGACGATCGCGCCAGCACGGACATTTGGCATTGCCGAGCAGATCGAATACCTGCGACAGCAGGGACTCATTAAAGGTGGTAGTCTGGACAATGCTCTGGTCTGTAGTCGCGACGGATGGATCAATCCTCCATTAAGATTTTCAAATGAGCCAGTGCGTCATAAACTTTTAGATTTAGTAGGAGATTTGAGTTTGCTGGGAGCTTTCCCCCGCGCCCACATCCTCGCCTACAAAGCCAGCCACCAGTTACATACCCAGTTTGCCGCTCGTCTGGCTCCCCTTTTGCCGTCTTAG
- a CDS encoding XdhC family protein has translation MFREPIAQIVDRLKSHTHLYVALVTRGYAFDLEALTVLLKQEVPYCYLGMIGSEKRVRQVIQAITPSGDCKATAQAGIPLEKLKTLYAPIGLDIGALTPEEIAVSIVAELIMVRRGGTGQSMSHRLRS, from the coding sequence ATTTTTCGAGAACCGATCGCGCAAATCGTCGATCGCCTCAAATCCCACACCCACCTTTACGTTGCCTTAGTCACACGGGGCTATGCATTTGATCTGGAGGCGCTCACAGTCCTACTAAAACAGGAAGTTCCCTACTGCTACCTGGGCATGATCGGCAGCGAAAAACGAGTTCGTCAGGTGATCCAGGCGATTACCCCTTCGGGGGACTGCAAAGCAACCGCTCAAGCAGGCATTCCCCTCGAAAAACTTAAAACCCTCTATGCCCCGATCGGCTTAGACATTGGCGCACTCACTCCCGAAGAGATTGCTGTCAGTATTGTTGCGGAACTCATTATGGTGCGGCGCGGCGGCACAGGACAATCCATGTCTCACCGTTTGCGGTCTTAA
- a CDS encoding DUF7219 family protein has translation MTNRTDFIQARSRYRGEVKPENLVFNANLQEFSQRVRFISSLETNGKMTPEEAFHQIRSLWKQLKRSRKELGIEPHPFFPEE, from the coding sequence ATGACAAATCGCACTGATTTTATCCAAGCTAGAAGCCGCTACCGGGGTGAAGTCAAGCCGGAAAATTTGGTATTTAACGCGAACCTTCAGGAATTTTCCCAGCGCGTGCGCTTCATCTCTAGCCTGGAAACGAATGGCAAAATGACGCCCGAAGAGGCATTTCACCAAATTCGATCGCTCTGGAAGCAGCTCAAGCGCAGCCGCAAGGAACTGGGAATTGAACCACATCCGTTCTTTCCCGAAGAGTAA
- the fabZ gene encoding 3-hydroxyacyl-ACP dehydratase FabZ — protein sequence MAILTDDPTNAAHLTAEAETSKTEASGNTANTNQAARATVLSIEDIHRLLPHRYPFSLVDRIIEYVPGKSAVGIKNISFNEPQFQGHFPGKPIMPGVLIVEAMAQVGGVVLTQMPNLPEGLFMFAGIDKVRFRRPVVPGDQLVMTVELLRVKHRRFGWMQGRAEVDGQLAAEGELMFSLVDL from the coding sequence ATGGCTATTTTGACTGACGACCCGACCAATGCTGCTCATCTGACCGCTGAAGCTGAGACGAGTAAAACTGAAGCATCAGGCAACACTGCAAACACCAATCAGGCTGCGCGTGCCACAGTGCTGTCGATCGAGGATATTCATCGGCTGTTACCACACCGCTATCCTTTCTCGCTAGTCGATCGCATTATTGAGTATGTTCCCGGAAAGTCGGCAGTGGGCATTAAGAATATTAGCTTTAACGAGCCGCAGTTTCAGGGACACTTTCCCGGCAAGCCGATCATGCCTGGTGTGCTGATTGTGGAAGCGATGGCGCAGGTCGGCGGAGTAGTGCTAACCCAGATGCCCAACCTGCCGGAAGGGCTGTTTATGTTTGCTGGCATTGATAAGGTGCGGTTCCGTCGTCCTGTGGTTCCCGGCGATCAGCTCGTGATGACTGTGGAACTGCTGCGCGTCAAACATCGTCGATTTGGGTGGATGCAGGGACGCGCCGAAGTAGATGGTCAGCTTGCTGCCGAAGGGGAACTTATGTTCTCGCTGGTCGATCTTTAA
- a CDS encoding XdhC family protein: protein MSLECFRQLAQLLPDTPAVLATVISVRGSVPREAGAKMIICDDRTYFTIGGRTLANGQTPIAIRRQTRFFENRSRKSSIASNPTPTFTLP, encoded by the coding sequence ATGTCCCTGGAATGCTTCCGCCAACTCGCCCAACTCCTCCCAGATACCCCCGCAGTCCTGGCAACCGTCATTAGCGTCCGAGGCTCTGTCCCGCGAGAAGCAGGCGCAAAAATGATTATTTGTGACGATCGCACCTATTTCACGATCGGAGGCAGGACGCTCGCGAATGGGCAAACTCCGATCGCTATCCGCAGGCAAACCAGATTTTTCGAGAACCGATCGCGCAAATCGTCGATCGCCTCAAATCCCACACCCACCTTTACGTTGCCTTAG
- a CDS encoding BamA/TamA family outer membrane protein: protein MRFSPFFLAVLTASATLSLMRPAEAQTPEAASEVPAAKQSDGTAVLTSAISADPDQAGKTSSPSGHSIATLPPGLDGAAVLPSGVSPESTPAEFTPVRLSQLPPDSVSPADEPSSAPETPPPGTQTPEQESPNQLNFPIDSQPGVGVDVQVTPAQPETSAPETPAPDADLAPSTTTPNLPPFPGTEQAPDGTAPSLPPFPGTEGTPGTTPGTAIPGTTPPQADQSEARVLVSEVLVEGTEGDLLNEVYNAIQTQPGQTTTRSQLQQDINAIFATGFFSNVRAVPEDTPLGVRVTFLVQPNPVLQSVQLSGSVLAEQDTTVTFQDQQVPLQQAVDEIFADQVGSIVNLRQLQLGIENLNRLYQDNGYVLAQVIAAPQISPDGTVTLEVAEGVIEQISIQFLEDGQPVDEEGNPVEGKTRDFIITRQFESQPGDVFNQNQIRTDLQRAFGLGIFESLNIALNPGQDPRQVDVTVLVTERNTGSLAAGFGISSASGLFGSVSFQETNLGGNDQDLSAEIQLGQRDLLFDLSFTDPWIGGDPNRTSYTVNAFGRQSISLIFDGGEEEVFLPNGERPRIRRYGGGVSFSRPLGDEWRASLGLQYQNVSVRDVDGTLTPRDEFGNLLSFNDSGIDNLLTLQFSAVQDRRNDPIVTTSGSVLRLSTEQAIPIDGITFNRLRASYSYFIPVRFLRFTQGCQQDTPTPEECPQTLAFNVQGGTIIGDFPPYEAFALGGTDSVRGYGPGDLGSGSSFVQATAEYRFPVFSIVGGALFFDFGSDLGTASDVPGDPAGIRDKPGTGFDYGVGIRVQTPLGLVRVDYAINDQGDNRVTFGIGQGF from the coding sequence ATGCGTTTTTCTCCTTTTTTCCTGGCAGTCCTGACTGCTTCAGCAACCCTGAGCCTGATGCGTCCTGCGGAGGCACAAACCCCAGAAGCGGCGTCAGAAGTGCCTGCTGCAAAACAGTCAGATGGGACAGCAGTCCTGACCAGCGCCATTTCAGCCGATCCTGACCAGGCGGGCAAAACTTCCAGTCCTTCCGGTCATTCGATCGCAACCCTACCCCCCGGATTGGATGGTGCTGCGGTTCTGCCTTCTGGAGTGTCGCCGGAGTCAACGCCAGCGGAGTTTACGCCTGTTCGTCTCTCCCAGCTTCCACCCGATTCGGTTTCACCAGCCGATGAGCCTTCCAGCGCACCGGAAACGCCCCCACCTGGTACCCAAACACCGGAACAGGAAAGCCCCAATCAGCTTAACTTTCCAATCGACTCTCAGCCCGGTGTCGGTGTGGATGTTCAGGTAACGCCTGCCCAACCCGAAACCTCAGCGCCCGAAACCCCGGCACCCGATGCTGACCTAGCTCCGAGCACCACAACGCCCAACCTGCCCCCCTTCCCCGGAACAGAACAGGCTCCTGACGGCACAGCCCCCAGCCTGCCCCCCTTCCCCGGAACGGAAGGAACTCCCGGCACCACTCCGGGTACTGCAATTCCGGGTACAACACCCCCCCAAGCAGATCAGTCCGAAGCGAGAGTGCTGGTTTCCGAAGTGCTGGTGGAAGGCACGGAAGGGGATCTGCTGAATGAGGTCTATAACGCGATCCAGACCCAGCCCGGTCAAACCACGACGCGATCGCAGCTTCAGCAGGATATTAACGCCATCTTCGCCACCGGATTTTTCTCAAATGTGCGGGCAGTCCCCGAAGATACACCGCTGGGGGTACGGGTCACGTTCCTGGTACAGCCAAATCCAGTCCTGCAATCGGTTCAGCTTAGCGGCAGTGTTTTAGCAGAGCAAGATACAACAGTCACATTCCAGGATCAGCAGGTTCCGCTTCAGCAGGCGGTTGATGAGATTTTTGCGGATCAGGTAGGGTCGATCGTGAATCTGCGGCAGTTGCAGCTTGGCATCGAAAACCTGAACCGTCTGTATCAGGACAACGGCTATGTGCTGGCGCAGGTAATCGCGGCTCCACAAATTTCGCCGGATGGTACGGTAACGCTGGAAGTTGCAGAAGGCGTGATCGAGCAAATCAGTATTCAGTTCCTCGAAGACGGTCAGCCCGTAGACGAGGAGGGAAATCCGGTTGAAGGGAAAACCCGCGACTTTATTATTACCCGTCAGTTTGAGTCGCAGCCGGGGGACGTGTTCAACCAGAACCAGATTCGCACTGACCTCCAGCGTGCCTTTGGGCTGGGTATTTTTGAAAGCCTCAATATCGCCCTCAATCCAGGACAAGATCCGCGTCAGGTGGATGTCACCGTCCTCGTAACGGAGCGGAACACAGGTTCGCTGGCAGCCGGATTCGGGATTAGCTCGGCAAGCGGTCTCTTTGGTTCGGTCAGCTTCCAGGAAACCAACCTGGGCGGAAACGATCAGGACTTGAGTGCAGAAATTCAGCTTGGACAGCGCGATCTGCTGTTTGACCTTAGCTTTACCGATCCCTGGATCGGCGGCGATCCAAATCGTACTTCCTACACGGTGAATGCCTTCGGGCGGCAGTCGATCTCTCTGATCTTTGATGGGGGAGAGGAAGAGGTCTTCCTGCCCAATGGTGAGCGTCCCCGAATTCGACGCTATGGGGGTGGCGTAAGCTTCAGCCGTCCGCTGGGTGATGAGTGGCGCGCAAGTCTGGGCTTGCAGTACCAGAATGTATCTGTACGCGATGTGGATGGCACACTCACCCCCCGCGATGAATTCGGCAACCTGTTAAGCTTCAACGATTCGGGCATTGATAACCTGCTCACCCTCCAGTTTTCTGCGGTGCAGGATCGACGCAACGACCCGATCGTAACCACCAGCGGTTCGGTACTGCGTCTGAGTACGGAGCAGGCAATTCCGATCGATGGGATTACCTTTAACCGACTGCGCGCCAGCTACAGCTATTTCATCCCGGTGCGCTTCCTCCGCTTTACCCAGGGATGTCAGCAGGACACCCCAACTCCTGAAGAATGTCCGCAGACGCTGGCGTTTAACGTACAGGGCGGCACCATTATCGGCGACTTTCCTCCCTATGAGGCATTTGCCCTCGGCGGCACAGATTCAGTGCGGGGCTACGGTCCTGGCGATCTGGGCAGCGGCAGCAGCTTTGTGCAGGCAACGGCAGAATATCGCTTCCCGGTCTTCTCGATTGTGGGAGGCGCCCTATTCTTTGATTTTGGTTCCGATCTGGGAACTGCCTCCGATGTGCCGGGCGATCCGGCAGGAATCCGTGATAAGCCGGGAACAGGATTCGACTATGGCGTTGGCATCCGGGTTCAAACGCCGCTGGGTCTGGTGCGCGTCGATTATGCGATTAACGACCAGGGAGATAACCGAGTCACGTTCGGCATTGGTCAGGGATTCTAA
- the xdhB gene encoding xanthine dehydrogenase molybdopterin binding subunit produces the protein MLSLYPVLSPHARAKITRIEVSAAYEVEGVVTVLTAEDVPGANDTGAIVQDEILFPTEEVSYWGQAIVWVAGESEEAARLGAAKVVVEYEPLKPICTVKEAIEANSFHNAPQIIRRGEPATALQQAEIVLEGEIEMNGQDHFYLETQTSWAIPDGEGHYHVYSSTQHPSETQIIVARVLGVASNQVTVTCLRMGGGFGGKETQANPFAAIAAVTAKKTGRPAKVRLRRHQDMILTGKRHGFLGQYCVGFTSEGLITALDVDLYADGGWSLDLSPPVLLRAMLHVDNAYYLPNVEVRGRIAKTHKVSNTAFRGFGGPQGMIVIEEIIDRIARKLNLPPDLIRERNFYQEDSEDREKNITHYGQEIIDNRILRVWSEAKTRSNYTERQAEIEAFNQSHEDRKRGLAITPVKFGISFNKTQYNQAGALLLIYTDGSIQLNHGGTEMGQGLHTKMIQVAAKSLGVKLDRFRVMPTSTDKVPNTSATAASSGSDLNGQAVKDACETIKSRLAVVAAKLLNLDAPEDLDFAEDAIFCRSYPNLRIDFDTVVRHAYNDRISLSATGYYRTPNIFWDAEKGRGRPFYYFAYGAAVSEVEVDGFTGTFKLRQVDIVHDVGESLNPLIDIGQIEGGFVQGMGWLTMEELVWDREGRLRTFAPSTYKIPTISEIPERFQVHLLQRAAQNGVIYGSKAVGEPPFMLAMSVREAIRAAVAAFGNTHAVLLAAPATPEATLWAIEEIKANSAQSADRLPALSLE, from the coding sequence ATGCTCTCCCTTTATCCGGTGCTGTCTCCCCACGCCAGGGCAAAGATTACCCGAATTGAGGTCAGTGCTGCCTATGAAGTGGAAGGGGTTGTCACGGTTCTGACGGCTGAAGACGTACCGGGGGCAAACGATACGGGGGCGATCGTCCAGGATGAGATTCTGTTTCCCACGGAGGAAGTGAGCTATTGGGGACAGGCGATCGTCTGGGTGGCAGGAGAAAGCGAAGAAGCTGCCCGACTGGGAGCCGCAAAGGTGGTGGTCGAATATGAGCCGCTAAAGCCGATCTGCACCGTAAAAGAGGCGATCGAGGCAAACAGCTTCCACAATGCGCCGCAAATTATTCGCCGGGGCGAACCAGCAACCGCCCTTCAGCAGGCAGAAATCGTCCTGGAAGGCGAAATCGAAATGAACGGGCAGGATCATTTTTACCTGGAAACGCAGACGAGCTGGGCAATCCCGGACGGAGAGGGACACTACCATGTCTATTCGTCAACGCAGCATCCCTCGGAGACGCAAATTATCGTGGCGCGGGTATTGGGCGTTGCCAGCAATCAAGTAACTGTCACCTGCTTAAGAATGGGCGGCGGCTTTGGCGGCAAGGAAACCCAGGCAAATCCCTTTGCGGCGATCGCGGCAGTAACGGCTAAAAAAACAGGTCGTCCGGCAAAAGTAAGGCTGCGGCGACACCAAGATATGATCCTCACCGGGAAGCGGCACGGTTTTTTGGGGCAATACTGCGTCGGCTTTACCTCAGAAGGTTTGATCACCGCTTTGGATGTGGATCTCTATGCGGACGGAGGCTGGAGCCTGGATCTATCGCCGCCTGTGCTGCTGCGGGCAATGCTGCACGTCGATAACGCCTACTATTTGCCAAACGTAGAAGTACGCGGACGCATCGCCAAAACCCACAAGGTTTCTAATACAGCATTTCGCGGCTTTGGTGGACCTCAAGGCATGATCGTGATCGAAGAGATTATCGATCGCATCGCCCGCAAGCTAAACCTCCCGCCTGACCTGATTCGCGAACGCAATTTTTATCAGGAGGACAGCGAAGACCGCGAGAAAAATATTACCCACTACGGACAGGAAATTATCGATAACCGAATTCTGCGCGTCTGGAGCGAGGCAAAAACCCGATCGAACTACACAGAACGGCAAGCGGAGATCGAAGCCTTCAACCAATCTCACGAAGACCGCAAGCGAGGACTGGCAATCACTCCGGTTAAGTTTGGCATCTCGTTCAACAAAACTCAGTACAACCAGGCAGGCGCACTGCTTCTCATCTACACCGACGGCAGCATCCAGCTCAACCACGGCGGTACAGAGATGGGGCAGGGACTCCACACCAAAATGATTCAGGTTGCCGCAAAATCTCTGGGCGTGAAACTCGATCGCTTCCGCGTCATGCCCACCAGCACCGATAAAGTGCCCAACACCTCCGCCACCGCAGCCTCTAGCGGTTCCGACCTGAACGGGCAAGCGGTCAAAGATGCCTGCGAAACGATTAAATCTCGATTGGCGGTCGTTGCTGCCAAGCTGCTCAACCTCGACGCACCGGAAGACCTGGACTTTGCCGAAGACGCGATCTTTTGCCGCAGCTATCCGAATCTGCGAATCGACTTTGATACCGTTGTCCGTCATGCCTACAACGATCGCATCAGCCTCTCCGCCACAGGCTATTACCGCACCCCCAATATCTTCTGGGATGCTGAAAAAGGACGGGGCAGACCGTTCTATTACTTTGCCTACGGAGCAGCAGTCAGCGAGGTAGAGGTAGATGGCTTCACGGGCACCTTCAAGCTGCGTCAGGTGGACATCGTGCATGACGTGGGCGAATCCCTCAACCCGCTGATTGATATCGGTCAGATCGAAGGCGGCTTTGTGCAGGGTATGGGCTGGCTAACGATGGAAGAACTCGTGTGGGACAGAGAAGGACGGCTGCGAACCTTTGCCCCCAGCACCTACAAAATTCCTACGATTAGCGAAATCCCCGAACGCTTCCAGGTTCATCTCCTCCAACGCGCCGCCCAGAATGGCGTAATCTACGGCAGTAAAGCCGTTGGCGAACCTCCCTTCATGCTGGCAATGTCCGTCCGGGAAGCCATTCGCGCAGCCGTCGCCGCCTTTGGCAATACCCATGCCGTTCTGCTCGCAGCCCCCGCCACCCCCGAAGCGACTCTATGGGCGATCGAAGAAATCAAAGCCAATTCCGCCCAATCCGCCGATCGCCTCCCAGCCCTCTCCCTGGAGTAG
- a CDS encoding GAF domain-containing protein encodes MNVPQFWHSHLDSTANDRLSNSPNPTSGSPHASIDLPATPVPSSRSSSGERPLANPPFTPIPPTIETTPEESGPITRLSGGALMPRRQSISDYLAPLTQDTFKQAVKGVEKRLNVVNQTLSMLDNLLDAQGFELVLNEMLRSITLKTGELLNADRTTIFLLDEEKDELWSIHAESEDSGKNLEIRIPRTMGIAGEVATTKQVINIPFDFYQDQRSKAAQELDRKNNYRTYTMMTMPLLSDTGSLVAVVQLINKLKPEHNPAAPLDQKIDLAGFSAADEQLFWDFAPSIRMILESSRSLYKATQQQRAASALMKATKALSKSSLDLEQTLKTVMDEAKELMQADRSTLWLIDHEKQELWTKLPNLKGELAELRIPIGAGFAGQVATTGEPVLIPFDLYDHPNSATSKETDKKTGYRTCSILCMPVFNADDELIAVTQLINKKRTGGDFPPYDPATYPEAPECWRASFNRTDQEFMRSFNAQAGVALQNAKLFATVKQQEQTQRDILRSLSNGVISTDKEGKIIAANERAKKLLGFPETASLEGRSVAELVQLEKCDFRGWFANIFNTTNEKDRQHYYPDKKLFAVNGEAEHTINLTLNPIADATNPEEVSGGLVVIEDISREKQLKNAMSRYMSQELVERAMSGELKLGGDRKEVSVLFSDIRSYTTLTESMDAEEVVNLLNRYFESMVDAVFRYDGALDKYIGDAIMAVFGSLIPLEDHPWHAVQSAIEMRHRLAAFNATQTAERKISIGIGINSDVVISGNIGSSRRMEFTAIGDGVNLGSRLEGASKLYGTDIVISESTYLPCADRIWARELDRIRVKGKNKPVSIYELVGLRCEGLSDQRKQAIDLFQQGREFYLNRKFSKAMAAFGSILEEIDRKDKAAQLYMNRCQHWLTNQSTDEEWAEGVWTLTEK; translated from the coding sequence ATGAACGTTCCCCAGTTCTGGCATTCACATTTGGACTCCACAGCAAACGATCGGTTGAGCAATAGCCCTAATCCAACATCGGGTTCGCCTCATGCCTCGATCGACCTTCCTGCAACACCCGTCCCCAGCTCCCGTTCGTCCAGCGGAGAGCGACCGCTTGCTAACCCTCCCTTCACGCCCATTCCGCCCACGATCGAGACCACGCCCGAAGAATCCGGTCCTATTACCCGTCTCAGCGGTGGTGCCCTCATGCCCCGCAGACAGTCGATCTCTGATTATCTCGCTCCCCTGACCCAGGACACCTTTAAGCAGGCAGTTAAGGGCGTCGAAAAGCGGCTGAACGTCGTGAATCAGACCCTCTCCATGCTGGACAACCTGCTGGACGCGCAGGGGTTTGAACTCGTTCTGAACGAAATGCTGCGATCGATCACCCTCAAAACAGGGGAGCTGCTAAACGCCGATCGCACGACTATATTTCTGTTAGACGAAGAGAAGGACGAACTGTGGTCTATTCATGCCGAAAGTGAGGATAGCGGCAAGAATTTAGAGATTCGGATTCCCCGCACGATGGGAATTGCTGGGGAAGTGGCAACCACCAAGCAGGTAATTAATATTCCGTTTGATTTTTATCAGGATCAGCGTTCAAAGGCAGCCCAGGAACTCGATCGCAAAAACAACTACCGCACCTACACCATGATGACCATGCCGCTGCTCAGCGACACCGGAAGTCTGGTTGCAGTTGTACAGCTGATTAACAAACTCAAGCCGGAACACAATCCCGCCGCACCGCTGGATCAAAAAATCGATCTGGCGGGCTTTAGTGCTGCCGATGAGCAGTTGTTTTGGGATTTTGCTCCCTCGATTCGGATGATCCTGGAGTCCTCGCGATCGCTCTATAAAGCAACCCAGCAGCAGCGAGCCGCCTCCGCTTTGATGAAGGCAACCAAGGCACTCAGCAAGAGCAGCCTCGACCTCGAACAAACCCTAAAAACGGTGATGGACGAGGCAAAGGAACTGATGCAGGCAGACCGCAGCACCCTGTGGCTGATCGATCACGAAAAGCAGGAACTCTGGACAAAGCTACCCAATCTGAAAGGCGAACTGGCAGAACTGCGAATTCCGATCGGGGCAGGCTTTGCAGGACAGGTGGCAACCACCGGAGAACCCGTGCTGATTCCGTTTGACCTGTACGACCATCCCAACTCCGCCACCTCGAAGGAAACGGATAAAAAGACGGGCTATCGGACGTGCAGTATCCTCTGTATGCCCGTGTTTAACGCCGACGACGAACTGATTGCCGTCACCCAGCTGATTAATAAGAAGCGCACGGGGGGAGACTTTCCGCCCTACGATCCGGCAACCTATCCGGAGGCTCCGGAGTGCTGGCGAGCTAGCTTTAACCGCACAGACCAGGAATTCATGCGATCGTTTAACGCCCAGGCGGGGGTTGCCCTGCAAAATGCCAAGCTGTTTGCCACGGTGAAGCAGCAGGAACAGACCCAGCGGGATATTCTGCGATCGCTCTCTAATGGCGTGATTTCCACCGACAAAGAGGGCAAAATTATTGCCGCCAACGAACGGGCGAAAAAGCTGCTCGGCTTCCCGGAGACGGCTTCCCTGGAGGGGCGATCGGTCGCGGAACTGGTTCAGCTCGAAAAATGCGACTTTAGAGGCTGGTTTGCCAATATTTTCAACACGACGAACGAAAAAGACCGCCAGCACTACTATCCCGATAAAAAGCTGTTTGCAGTCAACGGCGAAGCAGAACACACCATCAACCTCACCCTGAATCCGATCGCCGATGCCACCAATCCCGAAGAGGTGTCCGGTGGGCTGGTCGTGATCGAAGACATCAGCCGGGAAAAGCAGCTTAAGAATGCGATGTCGCGCTATATGAGCCAGGAACTTGTGGAGCGGGCAATGAGCGGCGAACTGAAGCTGGGCGGCGATCGCAAGGAAGTCTCCGTCCTGTTTTCCGATATCCGCAGCTATACCACCCTCACAGAAAGCATGGACGCTGAAGAGGTCGTCAATCTACTCAACCGATACTTTGAGTCGATGGTAGATGCGGTCTTCCGCTACGATGGGGCGCTGGATAAGTACATCGGCGATGCGATCATGGCGGTCTTTGGCTCCCTGATTCCCCTGGAGGATCATCCCTGGCACGCCGTCCAGAGCGCGATCGAGATGCGGCATCGGCTGGCGGCATTCAACGCAACCCAAACCGCAGAGCGCAAAATCAGTATTGGCATCGGCATCAACTCCGATGTGGTGATTAGCGGCAACATTGGCTCCAGTCGGCGGATGGAATTTACGGCGATCGGGGATGGGGTCAATCTGGGTTCCCGCTTAGAAGGAGCCAGCAAGCTCTACGGCACGGATATTGTGATCAGCGAAAGCACCTACCTCCCCTGCGCCGATCGCATCTGGGCAAGGGAGCTAGACCGGATTCGCGTTAAGGGCAAGAATAAGCCCGTCAGTATTTATGAGCTGGTTGGCTTACGGTGTGAGGGACTATCTGATCAGCGCAAGCAGGCGATCGATCTGTTCCAGCAGGGACGCGAGTTTTATCTGAATCGCAAGTTCTCAAAGGCGATGGCAGCGTTTGGCAGCATCCTGGAGGAGATCGATCGCAAAGACAAAGCAGCACAGCTTTACATGAATCGCTGTCAGCACTGGCTCACCAATCAGTCAACCGATGAGGAGTGGGCAGAGGGGGTCTGGACGTTAACGGAAAAGTAG
- the purC gene encoding phosphoribosylaminoimidazolesuccinocarboxamide synthase: protein MTEPQILYEGKAKILYPTNDPDILLTRFKDDATAFNAQKRGTIVGKGEMNCAISTHLFKMLKTKGIPTHWIDSPAPTEMRVRAVKIVPLEVVVRNIAAGSLCRETGLPVGMELPQPLVEFYYKNDGLGDPLLTIDRLTLLQLATPEQVEQLRQMALQINQVLSTFFQECGITLVDFKLEFGIDSTGSLILADEISPDTCRLWNQAATDPSQRVMDKDRFRHDLGNVEEAYRQVLERVLAHPV from the coding sequence ATGACAGAGCCTCAAATCCTGTATGAGGGCAAAGCCAAGATCCTCTATCCTACAAACGATCCGGATATTTTGCTGACTCGCTTCAAGGATGATGCCACCGCTTTTAATGCCCAGAAGCGCGGCACGATCGTCGGCAAGGGCGAAATGAACTGCGCCATCTCCACCCATCTGTTCAAAATGCTGAAGACGAAGGGAATTCCGACCCACTGGATCGATTCTCCAGCGCCTACCGAGATGCGGGTACGAGCCGTTAAAATTGTTCCCCTAGAAGTTGTGGTGCGAAACATTGCTGCCGGAAGTCTTTGCCGGGAAACGGGTTTGCCCGTGGGCATGGAACTGCCCCAACCGCTCGTCGAGTTTTACTATAAAAATGATGGACTGGGCGATCCGCTGCTGACGATTGATCGACTCACCCTTTTGCAGCTCGCAACCCCAGAACAGGTCGAGCAATTGCGCCAGATGGCACTTCAGATCAATCAAGTTCTGTCTACCTTTTTTCAGGAATGCGGCATTACGCTGGTCGATTTCAAGCTGGAGTTTGGCATTGACTCTACCGGCAGTTTGATTCTGGCAGATGAAATTAGTCCCGATACCTGTCGTCTCTGGAACCAAGCCGCAACTGACCCTAGCCAGCGGGTGATGGACAAGGATCGCTTCCGCCACGATCTGGGCAACGTGGAAGAGGCATATCGGCAGGTGCTAGAAAGAGTTCTGGCACATCCTGTTTAG
- a CDS encoding CsbD family protein has product MSADDKLKATAKNIEGKIQEGVGNITGDPKDQAAGQAKQGEAKVQHTVENVKDEVKKAID; this is encoded by the coding sequence ATGAGTGCTGACGATAAATTAAAAGCAACTGCGAAAAATATTGAAGGGAAAATCCAGGAAGGCGTTGGCAATATCACTGGAGATCCTAAAGATCAGGCAGCCGGGCAGGCAAAGCAGGGTGAAGCCAAAGTCCAGCACACCGTTGAAAACGTAAAAGACGAAGTGAAGAAGGCGATTGACTAA